GCCCAATAGGTGATAAATTGACTGAAGGCAATATAATAGCCGCGCCGGGAGGCCGGAGTCATTTCACTGACATAGGTATCGATGACAACAAGCTGCGCACCGACCCCAAACCCCGCGAGAAGACGGAACACATCAATCCAGACGGCATTGGGCGAAAAGGCCATAAGGATCGTGAAAAACGAATAAATGAGCAACGAATAGACATAACCATTGCGGCGACCAATTTTGTCACTAATATTGCCGAAGATCGATGTGCCAAAAAACATCCCCAAAAATCCCGCGCCCACAAAATAGGCTAATCCGGAGACGGGCATCACTTGAGCATGAACCAGGGCGGCCCCCACGGCCCCCGCCATGAACAATTCGTAAAATTCAAAGAGTCCTCCGGTTGAGACTCTTGCCACTAAGCGTTGAAAATAGGGCGCTGGTGGCAATCGATTCATTCGGTCGGCAATCGTAAAGCGGGTATTTGCAGCCGTTGCCATACTTCATCCACTCCTTTCATGATTTCGATTTATCTGACAATTTTATGCGTAATCATGCTTGCTGCGCCCCCCATGATTAATGCGGGGGCGCCAGGTGTTGCGCAATCACGTTCAATAAGCGCTGCCGAATCCAAGGCAACTGGCTGATGTCAATGTGGGTGGCCAGGCCTTGAGACTGAAAGAAGGCAACAAGTTTTTCCGTATCCAGATTCCCCGCCGCTCCCGGGGCATATGGGCAGCCCCCCAGTCCGGCTAAGGCCGATTCAAATGTGTGAACTCCGAGCTCATAAGCCGTCGCGACATTGGCCAGTCCCCATCCCATGCGGTCATGAAGATGGAGGGCTAAGGGGATTGTCGGTGCGATGGACTGAACCACACGGATGCGTTCTTTGACCTGAAGGGGCGTGGCGGTTCCTAGGGTGTCGGCAATCCCGAGTTCATCCACCCCCATGTCACAATAACGTTCCGCGATCAGGGCGACCGCATGGATGGGGACAACCCCTTCAAAGGGACATTCAAACGCGGTGCTAATAGCGCCTCGGACTTTGAGACCCGCCTCGTGCGCCCGTCTCGTAGCGGCTGTGAGTTGGGACAGCGTCTCATCGCGAGAACGATTAAGGTTGGCTTGGTTGTGACGTTCTGATGCGGACACGACTAGCGTCACCGTATTGGCCCCGGCGGCAATCGCGCGTTCCACGCCTTTGAGATTGGGGGCCAAGGCGATCCACTCCCCCGGAAGGTCTTGCAGCTGGGACAGAACGGCCTCGCCATCGGCTAACAAGGGCACCCAACGGGGGTGTACAAATGCAGCGACTTCGATCGCGTGAATACCGGCCTGGAACAGAGCGCGGATCAAGGCGACTTTGTCGGGAACCGGAACGTAACCCGTGGCATCCTGAAGCCCATCGCGGGGTGTCACATCCACTATCTTGACTGGCGTCATCCCGTCTTTGCCCCCTTCTTTAACAGATTTTTGACGACCTGGCCATGGGCCACGATCACGATGGGACGCCAGTATCCCGGTCCCACTTCAACCATGCCTTCAGCATCGGGAAATCTCGTGCGTGAAGAGCGGTAGCGCCAAACGACCAGGGAATGAGGCGGCAGTGGGATTCCGAGATATTGTGTGGGATGGGTCACCACCCCGTGATAAATCGTTGACAGTGGCCACCCTCCGGCGTACAGTTTGGAGCAAACATAACTGAGGTCATAAACAGGCGGATGATGCCAGGTGGCTTGGGTGAGGTCGGTGCTTATGGTATGAGGCAAGAGACCTGCGTCCGTAAGACGGTGAAATGTTCGCCAGGAAAAATGCCGGGACCCGTGTCCCACATCCAGCCAAATTCCGCGTTTTACGCCCTCTTCTAAGGTTTTTATGGCTGAGGCCACTCTGGGCAAAGTGGCCACGCAGGCCATGAAAGACATGCGTCATCACATCACCAGGTCTTAAGGATTCGACGAGGGACTCAGGCGGTAAAAATGATCCACTGACGTGCACCATCAAGGGAACTT
The Sulfobacillus thermosulfidooxidans DNA segment above includes these coding regions:
- a CDS encoding hydroxymethylglutaryl-CoA lyase, which codes for MTPVKIVDVTPRDGLQDATGYVPVPDKVALIRALFQAGIHAIEVAAFVHPRWVPLLADGEAVLSQLQDLPGEWIALAPNLKGVERAIAAGANTVTLVVSASERHNQANLNRSRDETLSQLTAATRRAHEAGLKVRGAISTAFECPFEGVVPIHAVALIAERYCDMGVDELGIADTLGTATPLQVKERIRVVQSIAPTIPLALHLHDRMGWGLANVATAYELGVHTFESALAGLGGCPYAPGAAGNLDTEKLVAFFQSQGLATHIDISQLPWIRQRLLNVIAQHLAPPH